tCAGATCCAAGCAACTGCGTTCTTTGATTTTGAAAAACCTTTTGCCGATTGATCGAAAGGACTTGAAacaggtttgggtaaaaagaacttggatcgaattacaaatTTGGAACCGTTCGGGCGGGATCATCGCTGAATTATTATAacgtctgccccagtttcacttttggggaaatttggatttttgttttggtgtgactgaaccccagggagaggctgcctacgtatccttttggaatcaagtcgaacgtagttcatgaaactttatttttgatttttcttttgtttttctgttttgttttgttttctctctcttttttaatGACACTTTAAGGTTCcgaagagggtaatgaaagaaaggtaaacggcttaaagggttagcaaaggattggagtgtttggggtagcgagaatgaaagccttcgtcatcccaatcggataatgttattgctgcagaaggattagacatagtaccttttgaccgcaTCTTCATTTACAGCTGTTTCAgagtcatttccttcaatgtctcccagatacaatgccccttggcaacaattttctgatgatgtatgggcctttccagttaggagcaaattttcctttgtCTTCTTGATGATGGGGGAGAATACGCCTTaagacgagttgccccacttcaaagtttctaggccgcactttcttgttgtaggcatgagccattctttgttgatacaactgcccgtggcagactgcagccattcgcttttcatcgatcagggttaactgtttcaaacgggttttgacccactcacagtcttcaatttcagcttcaacaatgatctggagagaagggatttcaacttccgtggGTATTAAGGCTTctgtgccataaaccaaaaggtacggggttgctccgaccgatgtgcgcacagtagtgcgataccccaataatgcaaacgacaacttttcatgccactgcctggaactttgaatcatctttctcaaaatctttttgatgttcttgtttgccgcttcgacgacaccattggctttgggacgataaggagtagagttccgatgcgttatcttgaattgttcacatatctctctcatcaaatgactattcaaatttggagcattatccgtaatgatagttgcaggaataccaaaacggcagATGAGGTTGGAATGCACGAAGTCTACTACACTTTTCTTGGTGACAAATTTGGGggtaattgcttcaacccactttgtgaagtagtcgatagcgaccaatatgaatctatgcccatttgaagctttcggctcaatcggcccaatgacgtccatacccaatgcaacaaatggccaaggtgctaacatgggatgcagttctgtaggcggtgcatgaatcaaatcaccgtgcacctgacattggtAACATTTTCGGACGAAACtgaagcagtccttttccatagtcatccagtaatagcccgctcgcaggattttctttgccaaaacatacccattcatgtggggtccgcacactcctgcatGTACATCATACATGATTCTTCTGGCTTCTTTGACATCAACACATTttaacaagttgaggtccggagtcctgtTGTACAAAACATCACCGCTCAGGAAGAAACCACTTGCGTACCGTCTGATGGTTCTCCTTTGGTccccactggcttgctcggggtactctttagttttcagaaatcttTTGATATCATAATACCATGGCTGAATACTTGGTTCTACCTCAGCCATATTACAGTAACCGTGCCTTTCctggatttggatttccaagggatcaataTGGGCATTTTctgggtatggcagcatcgaggccaaagtagcaagtgcatcggcgagttcattgtgacaacgagggatgtacctgaactctattgacttgaatcgcctgctaagatcttccacatgtttccTGTAGGGAATAAGTTTGACATCTCGAGTCTGCCATTCtccctgagcttgtcggataattagatctgaatctcccatgattaacaattcttcgacatcttggttgattgccatgttcatacccataatgcaggcttcatactcggtagtattgtttgtgcagaaaaactaAAGTCGGGTTGTggctggatagtgctgaccagtgggtgagatcaagattgccccaattccaacgccttttgcattcacagctccatcgaagaacattttccaagcactGGTGTCTTCTTATGTCATCTCTATTGAATTCACCTCCTCATCTAGAAAGTAAGTACTCAGAGGTTGATATTCATCATCCACAGGGTTTTCAGCTAGGTGATCTGCTAAAGCCCGGGCCTTTATTGttgtgcgggtgacatagactatgtcacactcagtgagcaggatctgccatttttctaacctccctgtgggcatcgacttctggaatatgtacttcaaagggtccaacctggtaatgaggtaagtggtataggccaacaagtaatgcctaagcttctgagcgacccaagttagagagcaacaagttctttccaacaaagtgtatttggcttcatagCTGGTAAACATCTTGCtcagatagtagatggcctgctctctCTTTCCGGTTACATCATGTTGTCCGAGGACGCAACCAAAGGAATTTTCCAAGACTATCAGATACAAGAATAGAGGCCTTCccggttcaggtgggaccaagactggcgggttcgataaatattctttgattttgtcaaaggtttcttgacactcatctgtccatttaatcgctgcatctttctttaatagcttgaagatgggttcaaatgttgaagtcaactgagcaatgaatccgctaatgtaattcaaccttcccagcaggctcataacctctttctttgttcttggataaggcaaatcccgaatagactttatctttgttgggtctagtTCGATGCctctccgactgactataaatcccaagagtttgccagacggaactccgaatgcacatttcgccggatttagcttcaaatcatatttacgTAGCCACTCAAAGAATTTTCTTAGGTCCCGAACATGGTCGTCCTGGgttctggatttgatgatcacatcgtccacatacacctctatctcttgatgcatcatgtcatgaaatatgacAGTCATGGACCTCGTGTAAGTTGCCCGGAcaattttcaaaccaaaaggcatgaccttataacagtaggtgccccagggtgtggtgaaagctgtcttttccacatcttcttcatccatcaacacctggtgatatcctgcataATAATCCAAAAAAGActgtatttcatgtttggcatagttatcaacaaggatgtggatgtttggcagagggaaattgtccttggggcttgctttgttcagatctcggtagtcaacacacacccgaattttcccatctttctttggcacgggAACTATGTTAGccagccatgtggtgtatcggaccactcgaaTCACTCCCGCCTTTAACTGTTTtgtaacctcttctttaatcttgtcactgatatcaattttgaacttcctctatttttgctggacaggggaataatcggggtaggttggcaacttatggaccactaaatcgacacttaatcctggcatgtcatcgtatgaccaagcaaacacatctttgaattcaaacaaaagttggatcaatgcgtccctggttctttcatctgtgtgaatgcttatcttggtttctttgaTTTCTTCAGAGCTACCCAGATTAAccggctcggtttcatttaagttcggcttaggtttattctcaaattgttccaattctcgatttatttccttaaaagcctcttcttcatcatattccatttcttgattcattatttcacaattagacagcatgtttggatctgggcatgaagtccgcaagcatgtcatgttatttaaagccgcattattagaacttaaagaagaaataagaaaaagtaacaaaatcagaaagaataaagagagatgaatgatgaaatattaatttcatttcattgaattttgaagataacagggtttacattagcatttaaagacaggaaactaaaagaaaaacatccgagttacaccctgaaataactcatgatgcagaaaaggtggcaggactggactaccgggattcTCGCCTGATCGGGAACGGATTAGCCTTCCAGTTTTTCAACTTGGCATTGGgccccatatacagcacctcagcggtgctcgagccttctcccggctgaaccatgtgggtttcatacagcatttgcctcattgccccacagatttcttcaatttcctcggtcgtgaatgcctcatcttcttcttcttcattgtacTTGGGCATGACAAATGTTCTATAGAGATGCAGAATTGGCTGAGATaaaacccaaccattgctctttTGTTGATTTTCCTACGTCATATCAGCTTCTGTGGCGTGAAAACCCACACCGAAGAACTTCTTGGTGGAAAGTAAGGTGATAGGTTCGGTGATACGttgcaatgatgccccgagccccttcccgggtttataaccatgcctgatcatttccttggcaaccataactgATGCTTTTGAGAGAAAAGGTTGAGGGCAAGGGCTTCCTTCTTCATATTGGTAtgcgaccacaacctcgaaaacttgatagactatatgttcactACCTTCCCTAGCTTCGAGGCATGTGATCGACGGGTCCCGATAGATCGATTGCTCATCCTCTCCGTGGACTATGATCTCCTGATCTTCATATTccaatttcaccatctggtggaaAGTGGAAGGTACGGCTCCTGCCGcgtgaatccaaggccttcccaagaggaaattataagAAGTATCCATGTCTAGGACTtgaaaggtcacctcaaaatccataggcccaatagtcaaaatcaaatcgatctcgcctATGGTGTCTTTTTTGATGCAATCAAAGGCACGAACACAGACGTTGTTGGGCCTGATTCTCTCAATCTtgatctccattctttgcagagtTAAGAGAGGGCAAATATCTACTCCGGAACCGCTATCCAGCATGACTCTCTTCACATAGTACCCCtcacatttaactgttaggtggaggGCTTTGTTGTGGGTGGGCCCCTCCGGGGGCAGGTCATTCTTGCTAAAGGAGATCTGATTAATTGtgaagaatctttctgccatcctctccaGTTGTTCCACAGTAGTTTCAATCGGAACTTAAGCTTcattgagggttttgatcaacactttctgatgtTCAGTTGAATTCATTAATAGAGACAACAAAGAGACCTGAGCAGGAAactttcggagttggtcaattatcttGTAGTCCGCAATTTTCATTTTCCTGaagaactcttctgcttcttcggcactaactagcttcttgagtgggaaacgcttcttcgtggcattattcacttcctccagattgaggtatttctcagccgggttagtttcatttacttctcctaggacttcttttcctttgtaggttactaccgcctCGTTATAATTCCATGGGATGGTAGTAGGATCTGTTATGGGCCTCTGTGGTAcgcggccaataaccacgggctcattcagcttTGGTAAAATTATTGGCCCCCGTACCATATAGgtcccttttggcacatacattttagatcctttgtaaagctcaaaccttcttggagggctcaatgtcactTGTCCTTTCCTATGACCCCGGGGCACATAAAGGATGGCATCTTTCGAGGCTACTACCTCAGTTTTGGTTTCCACTGTtttttctgtgttttgaggggtgggtttactcttcttctccccttTTTCTTGCTTTGCATCAGTCTTTGGCTTTTTCTCGACGTCAGCAattgcaatgatggctttcaaggcaggatcaaactctttatcttcacaGATCATTCCAATAACCGGTCCATTGTTGTGAGACGGTAacgggttgttggtcacattaggaatgtcttcatcctttaacactatccgcttttgttctatgagattttcaacaacccttttcaaagtccaacagctctcagtgtcatgcccttccaccccagaatgataggcacatcggtCGTcaggttggtaagagggtgactctgggttttgcctatttgggggtacgggttgtaacaaacccatttggaccaatttatGGAAAAGGCTAGAATATGAATCACCATAGGTGTGAAGTTCGTCTTCCTGGGCGGCTCTCGAGTATGGGCATTGTAGGGGAAATTATTTtatggaggtcggggattatattGTGCTTGGTGAGGAAGTTGATTTCTGGGAAATTGAGCTCGGTTTTggtgaaattgttgttgtggcctagTGTATGGTTGTGCATTCATCAGTGCGTATGGCTGAAGATCCATAGCATAGGCCGCATCttgatgggggtagtagtgttgtgggatTCTTTCATAGAAATGAAGTCTGGCCGAACGGGGTTTTCTTACACTCGAAGTTTCCATTgctacttcttccttcttctttcggtttgctaCTCCTCCAGACCCGCCTTAGATTTCTTGGGAGgtagcccttatagcagactgactcacGATTCGCCCTGTTTTCAATCCATTCTCAACCATTTCACTGATTTTGATGGCTTAGGCAAATGGCTTTAccattgcggacatcatgttttgataataatcagcctcttgggcttgaaggaagacactgaccatttctgtttcgtccattggaggcttgactctggccgcttgttcgcgccatttgacagcatactctCGAAAGCTCTCCAAggacttcttctttagatttgataatgaattcctgtcaggggcaatgtcgatgttatattgaaactgcctgacaaaatcccAAGCCAAGTCATCCCAGATATGCCAACAAGATATAttctgatccatataccattcagaagcaatgccgACCAAAGTCTCTCCAAAGTAGGCCATAATAAGCTCTTATTTTCCGCCCGCTCCCTGcaactggttgcagtaccttttgaggtgggcaatgggatccccatgcccgtcatatttttcaaactttggggttttgaaactcAAGGGTAGATGTACGTGcaggaacatgcacaggtcagtgtaagatacgctcttttgcccactcagaccctgtatatttttgagactTTTCTCCATGCTTCTCATCTTTCTGGTAATTTCCTCTTGTTCAGGTGTTTTTTCGGCTTTTTCCTGCCCTGCGTAAACTCGTACCGGGGCGGCTGAGGGTAAGCATTGGTAGTAAATTGGGTAGGTTCCAgtgggaaagatggtgcttgaaatgttaaGTAAGATGAATCGAAGTTAGGACTGGGTAAAGCAGGTTGTGCCATAGCTGAACAAGCTggagcggtgaatatgtttgaagttgcacctgaagctaacacctgggggtgagactcagaaggtgttccaacaaagtgggctgaaatggtaggatatcccagtggggtattt
This sequence is a window from Nicotiana sylvestris chromosome 3, ASM39365v2, whole genome shotgun sequence. Protein-coding genes within it:
- the LOC138887235 gene encoding uncharacterized protein, with the translated sequence MAINQDVEELLIMGDSDLIIRQAQGEWQTRDVKLIPYRKHVEDLSRRFKSIEFRYIPRCHNELADALATLASMLPYPENAHIDPLEIQIQERHGYCNMAEVEPSIQPWYYDIKRFLKTKEYPEQASGDQRRTIRRAVEGSNRVLTDMRLISGIGSDYGKLL